In Euphorbia lathyris chromosome 10, ddEupLath1.1, whole genome shotgun sequence, a single genomic region encodes these proteins:
- the LOC136208009 gene encoding MLP-like protein 43: MSLVEKMDADVEIKSSAEKFHDVFSCRPHHVKNMTPDKIHGCDLHEGDFGKQGTIVNWTYTHDGEKKVAKELVEEIDDVNNSTTFKVIEGDLMKEYKLFRLTVKATAKGDGKEGSVVNWTLEYERMNHQIAQPNTLLDFLVNCTKDIDAHLQAN; this comes from the exons CAGATGTGGAGATAAAGTCTAGTGCAGAGAAATTTCATGACGTATTCAGTTGCAGACCACACCATGTTAAGAATATGACACCTGACAAAATCCATGGCTGTGACCTCCATGAAGGTGATTTTGGGAAGCAAGGCACTATCGTCAACTGGACTTACACTCATG ATGGGGAAAAGAAGGTAGCAAAGGAGCTAGTTGAAGAAATAGATGATGTGAACAATTCAACAACATTCAAAGTTATAGAAGGAGATCTGATGAAGGAATACAAGCTGTTCAGGCTCACAGTTAAGGCCACAGCAAAGGGGGACGGGAAAGAAGGAAGTGTTGTGAATTGGACTTTGGAGTATGAGAGAATGAATCATCAAATTGCACAACCAAATACTttgcttgattttcttgttaaTTGCACAAAGGATATTGATGCTCACCTCCAAGCAAACTGA